In Thunnus maccoyii chromosome 3, fThuMac1.1, whole genome shotgun sequence, the following proteins share a genomic window:
- the mafbb gene encoding v-maf avian musculoaponeurotic fibrosarcoma oncogene homolog Bb → MTEAHSHLGLQKTSMDFVSDFDLMKFGVKKETMQGIDRSFIGPCSQLQRPDSVSSTPGSTPCNSVPSSPNLHPNEQRNNPGNDPFWIPNNGGYPQQMYPQAFGLTPEDAVEALIGATAQQGHPSAPHGHHPPPFQAEYDAYGHLSEPIQHYPGLSGHPDMQGIPGSHCQDPYLKDDMGSASPQSPEAQQVIGAHHHLQQPHSRQDRRSAAEAHFSDDQLVSMSVRELNRLLRGLSKDEVMRLKQKRRTLKNRGYAQSCRYKRVQQKHILEHEKTSLVSQVEHLKHELNRLIRERDAYKLKCEKLSGANCYHETGSTSDNPSSPEYSL, encoded by the coding sequence ATGACTGAAGCGCATTCACATTTGGGACTGCAGAAAACCTCCATGGATTTCGTCAGCGACTTTGACTTGATGAAGTTCGGCGTAAAGAAGGAGACGATGCAGGGAATAGACCGCTCCTTCATCGGGCCGTGCAGCCAGCTCCAGAGACCAGACTCTGTCTCCTCCACCCCTGGCAGCACACCTTGCAACTCGGTACCCTCATCACCAAACCTCCATCCAAACGAGCAAAGAAATAACCCCGGGAACGACCCGTTCTGGATACCCAACAACGGGGGTTACCCTCAGCAAATGTACCCTCAAGCTTTTGGTCTGACACCCGAGGACGCAGTGGAGGCCCTCATCGGCGCCACAGCACAGCAGGGGCACCCATCTGCGCCCCACGGCCACCACCCGCCACCTTTCCAAGCAGAATATGATGCGTACGGCCACCTGAGCGAGCCTATCCAGCACTACCCGGGGCTCTCGGGTCACCCAGACATGCAAGGCATCCCAGGCAGTCACTGCCAAGACCCCTATCTCAAAGACGACATGGGTAGCGCGTCCCCTCAGTCGCCGGAGGCCCAGCAGGTCATCGGTGCGCACCACCATCTCCAGCAGCCGCACAGCCGCCAAGACAGGAGATCCGCGGCCGAGGCCCACTTCTCAGACGACCAGCTGGTTTCCATGTCCGTCAGGGAGCTCAATCGGCTCCTCAGAGGCCTCAGCAAGGACGAAGTGATGCGTCTCAAGCAGAAGCGCCGGACCCTGAAAAACAGAGGTTACGCACAGTCCTGTCGCTACAAGCGGGTCCAGCAGAAACACATTTTGGAGCACGAAAAGACCAGCCTGGTGTCGCAGGTCGAGCATCTGAAACATGAACTCAACAGACTGATACGGGAGAGGGACGCATACAaacttaaatgtgaaaaactgtCCGGTGCGAACTGTTACCACGAAACCGGGTCCACCAGTGATAACCCTTCCTCACCCGAGTATTCTCTGTGA